In Corylus avellana chromosome ca2, CavTom2PMs-1.0, the following proteins share a genomic window:
- the LOC132172965 gene encoding F-box protein CPR1-like, with the protein MPNLKLDLNFPPDVITDILCQLPVKTLLRFRCASKRWCSQIDDPDFIKIHLSHSLATKSKLSLVLKKWYLYSVELDSLRTATELNPPLNVIWGITDVFGSCNGLLAVCNAEEEMALWNPSTRKHQILPVMPVEAPKGYINVKPRRFTFYGFGHDPISDDYKVVRMVQFVGDNGFFSADVKVYSLKSNSWRGIKDIPYYIRYLFQLGYLLFYRRGYAALAGGALHWVVPGGFGWYCMIVAFDLVAEEFRIVPQPDHVDGGFVMDLGVLEERLCMICNYGNDFVDVWLMKEYGLKESWTKLFKVSQSSLNRDFGQVMPLAYSKSGDKDKVLLELDKEKLLWYDLRRRRAKTVRIEGAPNSFNADVYVESLVPLGGGGMDGKTQQPAPEEKKESNRKKMDDFLSKGFKLTL; encoded by the exons ATGCCAAACCTCAAGCTAGACCTTAACTTCCCGCCCGATGTAATCACCGACATCCTATGCCAACTTCCGGTGAAGACGCTTCTACGGTTCAGATGCGCATCCAAGCGTTGGTGCTCCCAAATAGACGATCCAGATTTCATTAAGATTCACCTTAGCCACTCCCTTGCCACCAAGTCCAAACTCAGCCTCGTTCTCAAAAAATGGTACCTCTACTCCGTTGAGCTCGATTCGCTTCGCACCGCCACGGAACTCAATCCCCCATTGAATGTGATCTGGGGTATAACTGACGTTTTTGGCTCTTGCAATGGCTTGTTGGCTGTGTGTAACGCTGAAGAAGAAATGGCTTTATGGAACCCATCAACGAGAAAACACCAGATATTGCCTGTTATGCCGGTTGAGGCTCCTAAAGGTTATATAAATGTTAAACCTCGTCGTTTTACTTTTTATGGATTTGGGCACGACCCCATTAGCGATGACTACAAGGTGGTGAGGATGGTGCAGTTTGTTGGTGATAATGGGTTTTTCTCTGCTGATGTTAAAGTTTATAGCTTGAAGAGTAACTCTTGGAGAGGAATCAAGGACATACCCTATTATATTCGTTATCTGTTTCAGCTTGGTTACCTTCTTTTTTATAGACGAGGGTATGCTGCGCTTGCTGGTGGTGCTTTGCATTGGGTGGTGCCTGGAGGGTTTGGATGGTACTGTATGATTGTTGCTTTTGATCTTGTAGCTGAGGAGTTTCGAATTGTACCACAGCCTGATCATGTCGATGGTGGTTTTGTAATGGATCTGGGGGTCTTGGAAGAGCGCCTATGCATGATTTGCAATTACGGTAATGATTTTGTTGATGTATGGCTGATGAAGGAATATGGATTAAAGGAATCTTGGACTAAATTGTTTAAGGTTTCACAGTCAAGTTTGAACAGGGATTTTGGACAGGTGATGCCTTTAGCTTATTCTAAGAGTGGTGACAAGGACAAGGTTCTTTTGGAATTGGACAAGGAAAAGCTCCTTTGGTATGATTTGAGGAGGAGGAGAGCCAAGACTGTGAGGATTGAGGGGGCTCCCAATTCATTCAATGCGGATGTTTATGTGGAAAGCCTTGTTCCCTTAGGTGGTGGTGGAATGGATGGGAAGACACAGCAACCGGCGCCAGAGGAAAAGAAGGAAAGCAATAGAAAGAAGAT GGATGATTTTCTGTCAAAAGGCTTTAAACTGACTCTATAA
- the LOC132171524 gene encoding F-box protein CPR1-like has protein sequence MADMPSDILIEVLCRLPVRSLLRFRSVSKPLRSLIDSTGFIDLHLKNSIETSSNLSIMIRRDSEIYLINLDALSDAVLLAYPLMCYSNKILILGSTNGLICISNAAEDIALWNPSIRRHKVLPFLPIERIESTWLGTRSFGFGYDPVSEDYKLVRILQFINLDNEGFVSKVQVYSLRANEWRDSEDMPYVLCYWWKKGTFASGALHWVVNRKFNVKKHEGDLIVAFDLTVERFREVPLPECTEERSEERFRIEVGVLGLCVYMKATYPNVGIDVWVMREYGVKESWAKLFSVAKAESVGSYKYLRPLAYSRTGAEVLLELDNQRLAWYDLRRKRVENVSVGGLPDWFEAEVFVGTLAPAAASRRDHGKKQSLEEEKNKKNRDDFLSEGFKLVL, from the exons TGGCGGACATGCCATCGGATATTCTTATCGAAGTCCTCTGCCGGCTGCCAGTCCGGTCGCTTCTTCGGTTCCGGTCCGTGTCCAAGCCATTGCGCTCTCTGATCGACAGCACGGGTTTCATTGATCTCCACCTCAAGAACTCCATAGAGACAAGCTCTAACCTCAGCATCATGATCCGGAGGGACTCCGAGATCTATCTTATCAACCTTGACGCCTTAAGCGATGCCGTCTTGCTCGCTTACCCTCTGATGTGCTACAGCAATAAGATCTTAATCCTGGGCTCCACCAACGGCTTGATCTGCATCTCTAACGCGGCCGAAGACATCGCTCTGTGGAACCCATCGATCAGAAGGCACAAAGTCTTGCCCTTTTTGCCCATTGAGCGAATCGAGTCGACCTGGCTGGGCACGCGGTCATTCGGGTTCGGGTACGACCCGGTGAGCGAGGACTACAAGCTGGTGAGGATTTTGCAGTTCATCAATTTGGATAACGAAGGGTTTGTGTCCAAAGTTCAGGTTTATAGTCTGAGAGCGAACGAGTGGAGAGACTCTGAGGATATGCCTTATGTTCTGTGTTATTGGTGGAAGAAGGGGACCTTCGCAAGTGGTGCTTTGCATTGGGTGGTGAACCGGAAGTTCAACGTCAAAAAGCATGAGGGTGATCTGATTGTCGCTTTTGATCTGACGGTTGAGAGATTTAGGGAGGTCCCATTGCCCGAGTGTACGGAGGAGAGATCGGAGGAGAGATTTCGCATTGAAGTGGGCGTTTTGGGTCTGTGCGTGTATATGAAAGCGACTTACCCAAATGTTGGTATCGATGTTTGGGTGATGAGGGAGTATGGGGTCAAGGAGTCTTGGGCTAAGCTGTTTTCGGTTGCAAAAGCTGAGTCTGTTGGGTCGTACAAGTATTTGAGGCCGTTGGCTTATTCCAGGACTGGTGCGGAGGTTCTGTTGGAGCTTGACAATCAGAGGCTTGCGTGGTACGATTTGAGGAGGAAAAGGGTCGAGAATGTGAGTGTTGGCGGTTTGCCGGATTGGTTTGAGGCCGAAGTTTTTGTCGGAACTCTTGCCCCGGCCGCAGCGAGTCGAAGAGATCATGGGAAGAAGCAGAGTTTagaagaggagaaaaataagaaaaatag GGATGATTTCCTGTCAGAGGGCTTCAAATTGGTGCTATAA